In Bacteroidales bacterium, the genomic stretch GAGTAAATGAAAAAATAAATGTACTTATTGGAATAAAATATAACCAGTGAGAATAATTTATTGGGAAATTCAATAACCCTAACAGAACAGGTTTAAACAATACAATTATTAAACTAATTATTATATTTATAAAAAGGCTTAATAATATTGATATAATAAAAATATTAGCAGCAATATTATTTTTTTTTGGTAAAATAATTGCCAGCTCATATTTAAATGAAACAAATGAAGATAGAATTCCTACAATACTTAAATAAACTGCGAATGCTCCAAATTCTTCAGGAGAATACTGCCTGCGTAATATAAGTTGAAAAACAAAAATTATCAGTTGAGCTATAGCTGTTCCTGAAATTAGAATAATTAAGTTCGAAAATATTTCATTTCGTTTAAATAAAAATCGCATATTATATTGTCACTTAGAATAAATTTTTAATATTTTCATAAATTCTATTTAAATCACTATTTGTTAAATTTGATCCTGACGGTAAGCATAAACCTTTATCAAATAAATTTTCAGAAACACCATTTAGATATGCAGGATATTTTTCAAATACAGGTTGCAAATGCATTGGTTTCCATAATGGTCTGGCTTCAATGTTTTCTTTTTCAAGTTGCAATCTAATATCTTCATTAGTAATACCATTTGTTTTTTCAGGATCAATTAAAATTGTTGTTAACCAATAGTTTGAAAAATAATCTTTTTGCTCAGTTAATACAAAAACACCTTGAATTTGTGATAGATTATTTTGATAAAACAGATTATTTGCTCTTCGTTGTTCAACTCTCTTATCAATTACTTTCATTTGTCCACGACCTATACCCGCTAAAACATTACTCATACGATAATTGTAACCAATATGAGAATGTTGATAATGTGGTGCATTATCGCGAGCTTGAGTAGCTATAAATTTTGCTTTCTCAATATATTCGGCATTATTAGAAACTAATGCTCCACCACCAGAAGTAGTAATAATTTTATTTCCATTAAAAGATAATATACCAAAATCACCAAATGTTCCTAATTTTCTTCCTTTATAAGTACTTCCCAGAGCTTCAGCAGCATCTTCAATAATTGGTATATCATATTTATTTGCAATTGATATAATTTCATCAAGTTTAGCCGGCATACCATATAAATGGACAATAATTATTGCTTTAGGTTTTTTACCTTTAGCGATTCTATCTTTAATTGCTTTTTCTAATAATTCGGGAGACATGTTCCAAGTATCACGCTCGCCATCAATAAAAATTGGTTTTGCACCAACATAAGTAATAGGGTTAACTGTTGCCGAAAACGTAAATGATTGTGTTATAATTTCATCTTCGGGTTTAATGCCGAGTAATATTAAAGCAAGGTGAATTGCTGCTGTACCTGAGCTTAAAACTGCCACATTTGTATTATTCAAATACTTCGATAAGTCATGTTCAAATCCATCAACATTTGGTCCTAATGGAGCTATCCAATTTGTTTCAAAAGCTTCATTAACAAAACCAATTTCATTTCCACTCATATGTGGAGATGAAAGCCAAATTTTTTTCTTCATTTATATTTATTTTAAAAATTCTTCTTCAAATTGCTTCCTTAACAGTGTATAAATAATAATTTTAATATCAAGCCAAAACGACCAATTTTTCATATAAGCTTTGTTAATTTTTACTTTATTGGGAAATATCACCTCGTCATTATATTTTATTGGGTCTTCAACTTTTGATAATAATTCTTCTTCATTTACATATTTTAAACTTGCCGCTCCTGTTAATCCTGGCTTTAAACACAAAATTATTCTATCGTCTCCTTTTAATTTATCAGCATAACCCGGCACATCGGGTCTGGTTCCCACAAAACTCATATCTCCTCTAATTATATTCATTAATTCAGGAAGTTCATCAATTTTATTTTTTCTTAAAAAATGTCCTAATTTTGATATTCTTTCAAACTCTGATGCAGAAACAGATACTTCTGGCTTTATTTTATTCATTGTCCGGAATTTATAAATTCTAAATATTTTCCCATTTTTACCAATACGCTGTTGTGTATATAAGAATGGCCATCCCATATTTATTAAAATAATAACGGCAAGAAGAAGTAAAACTGGAAGTAAAACAATAAATAATGTTACAGCTAATATATAATCAAAAGATTCCTTAATAAATCTACTCCCGGGTTTATTAATATTTGGAATTTTTAATTCTGTAATTTCTTCATAATGGATTAAAAATGAAAGAGAGAAAAAAAATAAGAATATAGGAATACTAAAAATACTATTCCCGCTAAAAAAGACAAAAAACAAACTACTATATAGCATTAATGAAAAAGATGGGTACTTTTTAAAATATATAACACTATAATAAAATGAAATAATAAAAAACATGACAAGAAAAACAGTTCCTATTATACCGGAATAAAGTAAAGCTGCAAATATCTGATTATGTGGATAATCAAAATGATTTAAGTCATTATAAAATTTCTTACCATAAAACTCAAAATACTCAAAACCACTACCAAAAATTTTATCCGATGTGTTTGATTTATTCCATAATTCTATTGCATAATTCCATTTTTCTATGTTAAAAGTTTTGCTAACAATATTGGTTGATAATGTAACATCCTTAATTTCAAAACTATTTTCTACATAAAATTTAAATATTTTATTTTCTAAATTATCATTTACAAAGAAATAGGAACTAATTAAAATTAATATTATAAAAGTTGTTAATAATCTCGTATTATTTGCTAAGCTTTTAATTGTTTTCGTCTTTTGTTTTATTAAACTAATAAATTGAATCAATATAAAACCTAAAGAAATAATACTGATAAAGAAAAAAGCCCTTACTGAAAAAGAGAAAAATATATTTATCATTAATAATAAAATAAATAGCTGATTAAGAACCTTTATTTTTAAACTATTGTGTTGAATTAATAATTCATAAAAACTAACAATGCCAAGAAATAAAAAAAGTGCATAAAAGTTCTTATCACTATTAAAGGCTGTACCATAAGGCGAATGTATAAAGATATCAATACCAAAAACACTTAATAAATACTTTAACAAACCCAAAAACGCTACAACTATAGAAAGATACCTAATAACAAGTGTCAACTTGTTAAAAATATCAACAAACAAATTACTCTGTTTGCTCCTATGAACAAAGATAAAAAGATAGAATAATAAAATTAAGTTTAAAGAAAATTCAAGTATATCTTTTATACATAAAATATGTACTTCTTTTGTATTAACAATACCAAAGGAATAGAAAAAAACAAGAATTAAAAGAGGAGCATATACTTTTAGAAATTCGAATAATATTTTTTTATCAATAAAATAAATCTTATAATTAATAAAAAAGTTGAGTGTTAGAATAGAAAAAGAAAAAATAAATGGATATTTCATACCTGGCAAAACCATACGTAAAAACCAAAATGATGTTGTTGCCAGATACAGCCAAAAGAAAGAAATTTTAAAACTTTCAAATAACCTAAATATATTATGTGTTTTTTTCAATTTTATTTTTTCTAAAAGATTTGGCTGGATTTCCAACCCACTTTTCATTAGCAGGAATATTTTTTGTAACTACTGCACCTGCGCCCACAGTTACCCAATTTCCAACAGTAAGGTTTGGCAAAATAATAGCTCCGGCGCCAATAAATGCACCTTCGCCAATTTTTACTCCTCCACAAATAGTACTTCCTGGTGCTATGTGAACAAAATCTGAGATTAAACAATCATGGTCAACCGAAGCTCTTGTATTAATAATACAATGTTCACCTATTTTAGTATCTGCTTGAACTATTACTCCGGAAAAAATTACAGAACCAATTCCTATTTTTGAATATTTTGAAACTACAGCTTTATTACTTACAGCTTTCCCAAAATTATGTTTAACTTTACTTACTAATACCTTACGAACCTTATTATCACCAACTGAAATTATTATTTCCTCATCAGAAAATAAATCACTACAATATCCTGTAACAACATCATTATCAAGCAATATTTTAATCGAAGAATCATCATCAAAAAGACAAGATATATTAATATCCATATTTTTTAATGTATCTATTAAAACTTTAGCATGTCCGCTTGCACCATACAATATCATATTAATTTTCTTTAAATTTATTCTCAGTAATTGAAATATTAGAAATAATTTTTCCTTTTAAGATTTTTATTTTGATAAATATAATTTTCAAATCTAATTAATTTATTTAAAATATTATTGGTCATTATTTTTATTTTTTTTAGTAATAAGAAATGGATAAAGTGATAGAATAGCAAAAATCGGTATTGAAAACTGACTATTTCCACTAAAAAATGCAAATATAAAACTTAAAATAAAAGCAAGGAAAAAGTATGGAACCTCTTTAATTTTTTTAATATATATATATAATATAAATAAAAGGAAATAAATATAAACTAAAGCACCACAAATACCTGAATATAAAAAAGAAGATAAAAGTGGATTATGTGGATAATCGTAAGTAAGTTTAGGTAAGCCGTGCTGATAAAAAATAACAGGAAAAATATCTAAATATTTAAGATTATCACCAAATAATTTTTTTGAAATATCAAACTTTTTGAAATAATAATAAGCAAACTTCCACCTTGTCAATCGCGTAATAAAAAGGTTTTCATAAGGATGGTGCTTTTGTATATTATAATAATCCAATAAACTATCTTGTTTTTCTTTTAATACATTAATTTTAGCTTCATTTGCCAAACTTTTAAGTGTCTTAGCAAATTTTTTCTGTCTTTTATTCAAACTAAAATTTTCTGATTTTTTATATATATTAAGTTTAAAATCTTTTACTATGAAAGTATCGGTAGAAGTTGAACCAATAATTAATAAAGATTGAAGTGAACTACTATTTATAACTTTAAAAGAATCAGTAAGGTGTAACATTCCCTCCTTTATATAATAGTCAACATCATTTAATCTTTGTGTTTTAATATATTCAGGATTTACTTCAGGAAACCTTTTTATGTAATAAACCAATTTATTTTTTGGTATATTAGTTTTAAAAGATAAAGAATAAACCTGATTAGGAAATGCTGGTATTAACTTACGAATAAACCCTTCTTTTTGGTTTTTATTTACAAATAAAGCAGATTTCATTTTCGCTTCCAGTATTAAACTATTGTCATACTTACTAAATAATGTTGCGTTTAATAAATCACTATGTAAACTTAATAATTCCTTTATATTTGCACTAAATAATTGTTGTTCTCTACCACTATTATAAAATAACAAACCTGTTATTATTGCTTTTCTTCTTGATAATTTATTCTCATACTTAATTGGAGAATATAATAGTTCTCTTGAAATTCTTTTTCGATATAAATTTATATCAGAAATGTATATTTCTTTGTTTTTAAAACTTATAAATGTTTTAATTTTTGATGAAGTAGTATTATTGATTATAAAATCAATGTGCTTAGTATAAGTATTATTTTTATTTTTAATAACTGTATCCTGAACAATATTATAATCTATAAACGAATTGCTAAAAGAATCAAATGTTATTGTAGGCTTATTTTCTTTGTTGTAATAATTAAAAGTTAAGGTATAAAAGGAGCTATCGCTTACAGGTAGTATACTTAGAATTCTGCAATTTTTATTTATATCAGTTTTTACAAAGTGAAATACACTATCATTTTTATTCAAATCAAAATTATTAAAATAACAATTCTCAAAACTTATAGGTATAAAATAGCCACCAAAAGTATAATCAACATTATAAACTTCTGGCAGATTAATAATTTTTTGTTTACCAAACAAAGAATCCGGAATTAAATCGGCAATTGGAAAAAACTCTGTTAATCTTTCTTTTGATTCAGTAAAAAGAGCCAAGTAATTTAAATTATCATAATAATTAGAACTGAATTTTTTCGTTACTAATACTTTTTTACTTATTCTTTCTGTCATAATAGAATTAAGAAGATTTTTTTCAGGGAAAAATTCTAAATTATAGGGATTAGCTCCAAATATTGAAAATGTACGTACAGTAAATAAATTTAAATGATTACTGAAATTATTGCTTGTATGGTTTCTAAGCAGGTAAAATCTTAAATTACTATTATTTAAAAAAAGCACAGACGAAAGCAAAATCACTATTATAGTACACAAATAAATAGTGTATCTTTTAATATAAAAGATTTTTTTATTAAAAATAATAAATATGAACAGGACAAAATGTAATAGAATTAGAATTATTAAAGCTCTTCTTGAATTCGATAAAACAATTAATATTGAAGAAATAGAAAGTAAAATATTATATATAATTATTTGAACATACTTAACGTTAATTGTTAAAAGCTTTTTACTTATAAATACATTTCCGATTAGTAAAAACAAAGCAAACATATTATAATCTATTTCATTTAATGTATTTATACCGTTTTTACTTCCTATATAAAAACTATAAATAAAATTTATAACAGCAAGAGTTAAATATACAATATAAAGCTTAATAAAATTTGATATTAAATATGAAACGCCCTTGTTTGCAACAATAAAACTAAAAGCAAAAAAAACTATTATTATTGAAACAGTTCTGTATAATTCCTTAAATAATAAAGGGTTAATTGAATCTGAAATTAAAATTACAAAAATATAAATACTACTAATTAATAAAAGCAACCAAGCTCTTTTAAAAATTATCCAATTTATTTTTATAACTGTTTTTAACGGAAAAGAAAAAAAAAACCAAATAAAAAAAACTGATAATAAGAAAAGGCTAATATAATTCTGATAAGGTAAAATACTTCTGAAAATTAATGATAAAGAAGCAATAATAGGTAATGCAATTACTATATTTTTTAAATTACTCATATTATAATATATCTTATCCTTTAAATTTTTCCATAGTAGCTGATTTCTCTGAACTAATACCTTCTGAAGCAATCACTTTTTTGAATGTCAAAAATAATATCTTTAAATCTAATGTAAAAGATAGATTATCAATATACCATATATCATACTCAAATTTTTCTTCCCAACTTATAGCATTTCTCCCATTCACCTGTGCCCAACCTGTAATACCAGGTTTTACCTCATGTCTTCTTTTCTGGAAATCGTTATATAAAGGCAAATATTCAGGCAATAATGGGCGTGGACCTATCAAAGACATATCACCTTTTATTACATTAATAAGTTGTGGTATTTCATCTAAAGAGGTTTTACGTACAAATTTACCAAAACTTGTTAACCGCTCATTATCAGGAAGTAAATTACCATTTTTATCTGTTGCATCCGTCATTGTTTTAAACTTAATAATTTTAAATATTTTTTCATTTTTACCGGGACGTTGCTGAATAAAAAATGGTTTGCCTTTATTAATTATACTTAAAACAAATGTAATAATAATAAAAAAAAGAATTAATATTAAAAATATAAATAAAGCAATGACTAAATCAATTATCCGTTTAAAAAAGTTGCGATATATCTGCATAACTTATTTTTGATTAACTACTAACTCTAAAGATTGTAAATATTTATTTGATAAAACTGTTCTATCAAAATATTTTTTTGCATAATTATATCCATTCACTCCCATTAACAATAATTTATTTTTATCAATCATTGCTGTTTTTATTCCATTAACAATATAATTAATATTCTCAGGTTCTACATAAAATCCACATTCTGCATCTTCTATCAATTTTCGTGAAACTCCATCAATAGCAAGCAATATAGGTTTTTTGCACGACATATAATCAAATGTTTTATTTGAGTATATTGTTTTAAAAGTATCTACCCTTTTTAATACCGAAGTTCCCATATCTGATGCAAATATATATTTAAAAACTTCTTCTTTCGGTACAGAATCTATAAATTTAACATTTTTTAGTCCACGCTTTTGTACCGTTTCTATTAATTCCTGTTTTTTCATTCCTGCTCCAATCAATTGGAACAAAACATTAGTTTCTTGCAACTGTTCTGCTGCATCAATTAGTTGAATAAGATGATTTGCAACACCATGAGCTCCCACATAAGTAATAACAAATTTATTATCTAAACCATTCTGCTTTCGAAATTCTTCAACATTAAATGTATTTGTAAGTTTCTCGGCCAAAGAAAAATCAGCTGCATTAGGAATAAATATGATCTTTTTTTTCGGAACAGCTTTTTCATTTATTAATTTTTCTTTAAAAGCAGGAGTTAGAACATTTATTAAAGCAGCTTTTTTATAAATAAATTTTTCAAACCAATAAGCAAACTTAATTATAAATTTATTTGTTAAAACACCTGTATCTATTGCTGATTCGGGCCATAAATCACGTATTTCAAATACAAATGGCAGTTTCTTAATTTTACTTAAAATATAAGCTGTAATTCCTACAAACAAAGGTGGGGAAGTAACTAAAATTACATCATATTTACCTTTAGCTTTAAATATTCCGGCATATATAGATGAGAATACAAAAGAAAAATAAGCCCATAATCTACCAATAAAACTTTTATTATAACTTCCGGAAACATGTGAGCGAATTACATCAACATTATCATAAAAATCTATGTCAATAAAAGTATATTTCCCTTTATACCGTTTATCTTTTTTACCCGTAGCATAATGAACCATTCCTGCCAAAACGGTTATATTATGTCCTTTGCTTCCCCATAATTTTGTTATCTCGTTAAAACGGGATCCTCCACCATCATTTTTTTCAAGGAAATATTGATGAATTAGTAATATTCGCATTAATTAAATGTTATTATTGTTTCAATCTCAATATTTTTATCTGTATTAGTATAGAATATTATTCGTTCTCCTTTACTATATAAATTATAATATTCTGAGTTTAGTGATGTTTCATGAATAAAATTAATATTAGATTTTATTGTAAAAAGGTCAGATTTCAGTATGTTTTCTTTTTGTTTTATGAAACTTTCATCACTATTCCATATTTGCTTTACATCAACATTATATTTTACTCCTTTTATTAAATCTCTAATTATCAAACTTTTATCGGAAAGTTCAATTTTTCGATTAATGGTTATTCTGTGCTTTTTTATATAGGCATAATGTTTACCTTCGAATATTTGCTTACTATAATTTAACAATATAGATTTTGTCCAATTTGTTAAACCAAAATTAAGAACACTATCCATATAATTATCATTATTTATCTGAATAGTATTATGCCCTTTTACGCCTGTAAAGTTTTCTTTTAGCTTCTTATTTATATTATAAGAATAGGTTCCTGAATCTCGGAATATATTTTTCCCTTTATACCAAATATCAACATGTAGCATATCATTTTGAGACGGGCGATGTTTATATGAATGACATCTGCTAAATAAAAAAATATTTTTATTTTTTAAAATATAATAGCCTCCAGTATTGAATTTTGTCTTTTTAGGAAGCTCTATTTTGTTTGTTTTAATATTAAAAAATTCTATTAATTCATTGCCTTGTTCATACAAATAACCGCCAAGAGATAATGTTGCTGCAAAATTTATACTTGGTCTAAAATCTCTGTAATTTGAAATAGATAGAGGGAAAAGCATTGCTCCATCATTAGAGCCATAATTGGGTAAATATCCATTAGTTTGTATGAATGAATTTAAAAAAACAATCATTTTTTTATGCCTTTCAATAATCTCTTCAGGTAATTCAAAATTTTTCTGTTTACTTATGAGTATAACAAATGAAAGCATATCAAGGACAAAACGTTGATAAGTCATAGAATGTTGTATGTATGAACCATCCTTATATATTTGATATGCTGTTTCATTTAACAAATATTTTAGTCCCTTTTTTTTCCATTTATCAGATTCCGGAAATTGAGGAAATAATAATCCGCCAATCAATAAGCCAGAAGCTTCACTAATAGAATGATTGTTTTTAACAGACTTTACTGCGTAATCAATATTTGCATCAATTCTTAATAATGAAGTATAAATATTTTTAATTATTTTTTGCTTAATTTTTTCATCTATAAACTCGTTAAAATAATTAACAGCAACTATCCATGAAATTAACCGGATTGTAATTTCCTGTCCACATTTATAGTTTACTCCAAATGGAAATGTGTTTTTATCAATCCAATCAGAAATCTGGCGAATACAAGCATAAGCATATTTATTATTTTGAGATTGATTGTATGCTAAAATAAAATGAAAAATTTGCGGAAACCTTGATGCTTCCCAAATTAGTTTAATATCGCCATATTCACCAAAATCATGAAGTTTATTCCATTCGATATTATCAGGTGCAGAAATTTTTGTTTTAGGATTTAATTGCCAATTAATTTTATTATTTTCAGAATAATCTAAATATTGAGAAGAAAAACCATAAATAATACCTTTAATTGCTTTATCAGCTCGTTCTATAATTTCATTATTACTATTGTTAATTTTGCCATTAAAATTTAGCTTAGGTAATTCAAATTTATTAAACTGTATTTTATTTGATTTATCTATAATAATATTATTAAGCTTATTAAAATACCCTGATTTTTTCCGAATTTCATATTTTATTCGAAAGAGAATCCAAGATATTCCCATTCGTTTCAGATAATCAAATATTTGTTTAATATTCACATGAATAAAATTAATTAAACATTTTTTTTTCAATCATATAGCAACAAAGCATTTGGCACCTTTTTTTCTAATTATATGGAACCCTCAAGTTTTATTACAACACTTTGGTCGTGAAATCGTTAACGCTAAGTTCATTGCCTTATTGTAAATTATTGTACATGAGAATTTCATGCTAATTTATTTTAATCCAGCTATTTTGCTTTAGACTTTCTATTGCTGCAAAACTTGCTTTGGTTACATTTATTAATTCTTCATAAGCTATTAATCCAATTCCTTCACCATTTTTTGCTTTTGAAACAATTGATTGGAATTGTTTTTTATGCCCTTTATCAAGTTTGGTTTTTAGGGATTTAAAGCCTTTAAATCCAAATCCTTTAGTTTTAATAAAATTATCCATTATCATTGTTCTTTCTTGAGAATAAACCTCAATTCTTTCTTTTGAATAAGATTTAGCCCCATTGGCAAAATAATTAATAACTGCTGTTGAGCCATTTTCCATTTTCAGCAAGATAGAAGCATTATCAGTGTTTTCTTTAGGATTTTCACCCATTGCGTTCATACACACATCTTTAACCATACTTCCACTTAGATATACAATTAAGTCTATGTAATGACATGCCTCACCAATAATCCTTCCTCCACCAATTTTCAT encodes the following:
- a CDS encoding sugar transferase codes for the protein MYRNFFKRIIDLVIALFIFLILILFFIIITFVLSIINKGKPFFIQQRPGKNEKIFKIIKFKTMTDATDKNGNLLPDNERLTSFGKFVRKTSLDEIPQLINVIKGDMSLIGPRPLLPEYLPLYNDFQKRRHEVKPGITGWAQVNGRNAISWEEKFEYDIWYIDNLSFTLDLKILFLTFKKVIASEGISSEKSATMEKFKG
- a CDS encoding aminotransferase class I/II-fold pyridoxal phosphate-dependent enzyme, with amino-acid sequence MKKKIWLSSPHMSGNEIGFVNEAFETNWIAPLGPNVDGFEHDLSKYLNNTNVAVLSSGTAAIHLALILLGIKPEDEIITQSFTFSATVNPITYVGAKPIFIDGERDTWNMSPELLEKAIKDRIAKGKKPKAIIIVHLYGMPAKLDEIISIANKYDIPIIEDAAEALGSTYKGRKLGTFGDFGILSFNGNKIITTSGGGALVSNNAEYIEKAKFIATQARDNAPHYQHSHIGYNYRMSNVLAGIGRGQMKVIDKRVEQRRANNLFYQNNLSQIQGVFVLTEQKDYFSNYWLTTILIDPEKTNGITNEDIRLQLEKENIEARPLWKPMHLQPVFEKYPAYLNGVSENLFDKGLCLPSGSNLTNSDLNRIYENIKNLF
- a CDS encoding sugar transferase translates to MLYSSLFFVFFSGNSIFSIPIFLFFFSLSFLIHYEEITELKIPNINKPGSRFIKESFDYILAVTLFIVLLPVLLLLAVIILINMGWPFLYTQQRIGKNGKIFRIYKFRTMNKIKPEVSVSASEFERISKLGHFLRKNKIDELPELMNIIRGDMSFVGTRPDVPGYADKLKGDDRIILCLKPGLTGAASLKYVNEEELLSKVEDPIKYNDEVIFPNKVKINKAYMKNWSFWLDIKIIIYTLLRKQFEEEFLK
- a CDS encoding glycosyltransferase family 4 protein yields the protein MRILLIHQYFLEKNDGGGSRFNEITKLWGSKGHNITVLAGMVHYATGKKDKRYKGKYTFIDIDFYDNVDVIRSHVSGSYNKSFIGRLWAYFSFVFSSIYAGIFKAKGKYDVILVTSPPLFVGITAYILSKIKKLPFVFEIRDLWPESAIDTGVLTNKFIIKFAYWFEKFIYKKAALINVLTPAFKEKLINEKAVPKKKIIFIPNAADFSLAEKLTNTFNVEEFRKQNGLDNKFVITYVGAHGVANHLIQLIDAAEQLQETNVLFQLIGAGMKKQELIETVQKRGLKNVKFIDSVPKEEVFKYIFASDMGTSVLKRVDTFKTIYSNKTFDYMSCKKPILLAIDGVSRKLIEDAECGFYVEPENINYIVNGIKTAMIDKNKLLLMGVNGYNYAKKYFDRTVLSNKYLQSLELVVNQK
- a CDS encoding acetyltransferase, translated to MILYGASGHAKVLIDTLKNMDINISCLFDDDSSIKILLDNDVVTGYCSDLFSDEEIIISVGDNKVRKVLVSKVKHNFGKAVSNKAVVSKYSKIGIGSVIFSGVIVQADTKIGEHCIINTRASVDHDCLISDFVHIAPGSTICGGVKIGEGAFIGAGAIILPNLTVGNWVTVGAGAVVTKNIPANEKWVGNPAKSFRKNKIEKNT
- a CDS encoding heparinase II/III family protein; translated protein: MNIKQIFDYLKRMGISWILFRIKYEIRKKSGYFNKLNNIIIDKSNKIQFNKFELPKLNFNGKINNSNNEIIERADKAIKGIIYGFSSQYLDYSENNKINWQLNPKTKISAPDNIEWNKLHDFGEYGDIKLIWEASRFPQIFHFILAYNQSQNNKYAYACIRQISDWIDKNTFPFGVNYKCGQEITIRLISWIVAVNYFNEFIDEKIKQKIIKNIYTSLLRIDANIDYAVKSVKNNHSISEASGLLIGGLLFPQFPESDKWKKKGLKYLLNETAYQIYKDGSYIQHSMTYQRFVLDMLSFVILISKQKNFELPEEIIERHKKMIVFLNSFIQTNGYLPNYGSNDGAMLFPLSISNYRDFRPSINFAATLSLGGYLYEQGNELIEFFNIKTNKIELPKKTKFNTGGYYILKNKNIFLFSRCHSYKHRPSQNDMLHVDIWYKGKNIFRDSGTYSYNINKKLKENFTGVKGHNTIQINNDNYMDSVLNFGLTNWTKSILLNYSKQIFEGKHYAYIKKHRITINRKIELSDKSLIIRDLIKGVKYNVDVKQIWNSDESFIKQKENILKSDLFTIKSNINFIHETSLNSEYYNLYSKGERIIFYTNTDKNIEIETIITFN